In Cutaneotrichosporon cavernicola HIS019 DNA, chromosome: 1, one DNA window encodes the following:
- the DUS4 gene encoding uncharacterized protein (Dihydrouridine synthase (Dus)): MISPETSAAADMAEDTAAAWADLPTPERLPVRTMLEEFETVNVLAPLVRCSKLPFRHLVSLYETHITHTPMILAEEFSRSQQARVSDLSTSSDERGVFWMEPRRHPPRVEPGALGALEALRISDERDADDPRPPSYPPPTTVRVTKTLHDTRPTSRLPPTPTPPTQNSRLVRGALLAQMASPNGPSLADAAELIAPHIDGLDINCGCPQRWAYAEGIGCALLRKPELVADMVRCVHDRMGWEWPVSIKIRVDPDLRRTEQLVRTALAAGVSHITVHGRTRHQASTDPVSLDKLAFAVECVRGEVPTVANGDLWDLEDAHKMRRECGVHGVMAARGLLANPALFAGYDRTPVHAVENFVNLGLDYGFIFSLFHRHLAYMLESHFVKPEKTYFNALSSSVQVVEYLQTRGLDFGARRKVPMWDARRGYSLL; encoded by the exons ATGATCTCCCCCGAgacctccgccgccgccgacatgGCCGAGGACACGGCTGCGGCATGGGCTGACCTGCCCACGCCTGAGCGGCTGCCGGTCCGCACGATGCTCGAGGAGTTCGAGACGGTGAATGTCCTGGCGCCGCTGGTACGCTGCTCGAAAC TACCCTTCCGCCACCTCGTGTCGCTGTACGAGACACAT ATCACGCACACGCCCATGATCCTCGCGGAGGAGTTCAGCCGGAGCCAGCAAGCGCGCGTGAGCGACCTGAGCACGAGCTCAGACGAGCGCGGTGTGTTCTGGATGGAGCCGCGGCGGCACCCACCACGAGTCGAGCCAGGCGCTCTGGGCGCCCTTGAGGCGCTACGTATCTCTGACGAGcgtgacgccgacgacccCCGTCCCCCGTCCTATCCTCCACCAACAACAGTCCGCGTGACCAAGACGCTTCACGATACCCGCCCCACCTCTCgcctcccacccacccccaccccaccaaCCCAAAATTCGCGTCTGGTTCGcggcgccctcctcgcccaaATGGCGTCACCAAATGGTCCCAGTCtagccgacgccgccgagctcatcgcCCCCCACATCGACGGACTCGATATCAACTGCGGGTGTCCGCAGCGCTGGGCATATGCTGAGGGTATCGGGTGCGCCCTGCTGCGTAAGCCCGAACTCGTGGCGGATATGGTGAGATGCGTCCACGACCGTATGGGGTGGGAGTGGCCGGTCAGTATCAAGATCCGTGTCGATCCCGACTTGCGACGAACGGAACAGCTCGTCCGCACTGCCCTCGCGGCGGGCGTGAGCCATATCACCGTACATGGCCGGACACGGCATCAGGCTTCCACCGACCCCGTAAGCTTGGACAAGCTCGCGTTTGCGGTCGAGTGTGTCAGGGGCGAGGTGCCGACTGTCGCCAACGGCGATCTCTGGGACCTGGAGGATGCACACAAGATGAGGAGAGAGTGCGGCGTGCACGGCGTCATGGCCGCGCGTGGACTGTTAGCAAA CCCGGCTCTGTTCGCAGGATACGACCGGACACCCGTACATGCCGTCGAGAACTTtgtcaacctcggcctcgactaTGGCTTCATCTTCTCCCTCTT CCACCGCCATCTCGCGTACATGCTCGAGAGCCACTTTGTCAAGCCTGAGAAGACGTACTTCAACGCcctgtcctcgtccgtccAGGTCGTCGAGTACCTCCAGACGCGGGGGTTAGACTttggcgcgcggcgcaaGGTGCCCATGTGGgatgcgcggcgagggTATTCTCTGTTGTGA
- the TTR gene encoding uncharacterized protein (thyroid hormone binding) yields the protein MSVPFGHHQFGWAPGAYAPDTAAILQAVNAITNARSVATKNRSSIVVVGPFETQVYDFSSSSESGSSSGRPSLHAASSCATGTAPSLTTPVHWPAKTNPGNLPLPNPDQPDWVEYSMPIKELDDLDMGNVSETDCESVAKSRESRFNDWKEGDSKFNPSQEEDWNRLRIHALQFQRSKSAAPRLYTRPSQREKIIPFQVPTFKPKPSPFSHPRAAMRLSPVPVPVFKSVTPPTSASRDTLVGSDSETSNQASLLNTISCTACESTIGRMVHLLPCGDLACQSCFSSSVAAVSVSRGQSKCPACLEVVTSFQPHNGSRHIPVKSVKRNKISEEPSKPGQAVVMRIDNVAWDIEPHIVEDFLPPNSLSINHPHPIHICIDRFDGRTKDYMYVEVQSRLAARWVLQKCQNTYMSGGRVTRGRKRAVTISIVTHEELLNELRPAGKGELVSLLDLCVATLSAPTPTMRIDSRGRGRLHAVVSTNGKVHYIKYRHAPFHSLMSILCKLRGKDSPAYWDLFHVASGALIALSDSLKVQGDTVTYAADIRLKNRLLVMFDRCFGKAARPIQL from the exons ATGTCGGTCCCTTTCGGCCACCACCAGTTCGGCTGGGCTCCCGGCGCCTATGCCCCCGACACAGCTGCAATCTTACAGGCGGTAAACGCCATCACAAACGCCAGAAGT GTGGCCACCAAGAACCGGTCTAGTATTGTTGTAGTCGGCCCGTTCGAGACCCAGGTTTACGACTTCTCCTCCAGCAGCGAGTCGGGTTCGTCGTCTGGCCGACCTTCATTACACGCCGCTTCCTCTTGTGCCACAGGCACTGCGCCTTCGCTCACAACACCGGTCCACTGGCCCGCCAAGACCAACCCTGGCAACCTTCCCCTCCCTAACCCAGACCAGCCCGACTGGGTCGAGTACAGCATGCCCATCAAGGaactcgacgacctcgacatggGAAACGTCTCGGAAACGGACTGCGAGTCGGTTGCCAAGAGCCGCGAGAGCAGGTTCAACGACTGGAAGGAAGGCGATAGCAAGTTCAACCCCAGTCAGGAGGAGGATTGGAACCGCCTTCGC ATTCATGCCCTGCAGTTCCAACGCTCCAAGTCCGCTGCGCCGCGTTTATACACACGCCCCTCCCAGAGGGAGAAGATCATTCCCTTCCAAGTGCCTACCTTCAAACCCAAGCCCTCGCCTTTCAGTCATCCCCGGGCCGCGATGCGCCTCAGCCCTGTTCCTGTTCCCGTGTTTAAATCGGTGACGCCTCCCACTTCTGCTTCGCGGGACACTCTTGTAGGTAGCGATTCCGAGACCAGCAACCAGGCATCGCTCCTCAACACCATCTCGTGCACTGCCTGCGAATCCACAATCGGGCGCATGGTCCATCTCCTTCCATGCGGG GATCTCGCGTGTCAGTCATGCTTCTCATCCAGTGTGGCGGCCGTCTCTGTTTCCCGCGGACAGTCCAAGTGCCCAGCTTGCCTCGAAGTTGTGACGTCTTTCCAGCCGCACAATGGCAGCCGCCACATCCCCGTCAAGTCGGTCAAGCGAAACAAGATTTCGGAGGAGCCCTCCAAGCCCGGCCAGGCTGTGGTTATGCGCATTGACAACGTTGCGTGGGACATCGAGCCTCACATCGTGGAGGATTTCCTTCCTCCCAATTCCTTGTCCATTAAtcaccctcatcccatCCACATCTGTATCGATCGCTTCGACGGGCGGACCAAGGACTACATG TACGTCGAGGTCCAGTCCAGATTGGCAGCGAGATGGGTGCTTCAGAAGTGCCAGAACACGTACATGTCCGGCGGCCGTGTCACTCGCGGTCGCAAGCGTGCTGTGACCATCTCTATCGTCACCCACGAGGAGCTTCTCAACGAG CTTCGCCCTGCCGGGAAGGGTGAGCTCGTCTCCCTCCTTGACCTGTGCGTAGCTACTCTGTCTGCTCCGACCCCCACGATGCGCATCGACTCGAgaggccgcggccgcctccATGCCGTCGTCAGCACAAACGGCAAAGTCCATTACATCAAGTATCGCCACGCCCCATTCCATTCTCTGATGAGTATCCTGTGCAAGCTGCGGGGCAAGGACTCCCCAGCATACTGGGACCTGTTTC ACGTGGCATCGGGAGCCCTGATCGCCCTCTCGGACTCGCTCAAGGTCCAAGGAGACACGGTAACATATGCCGCAGACATTCGGCTCAAGAATCGACTGCTCGTCATGTTTGACCGCTGCTTCGGCAAGGCGGCGCGTCCTATCCAACTGTAG
- a CDS encoding uncharacterized protein (Aminotransferase class I and II) — protein MASRSKLDERLSALLSTRKNKGRFRSLKEYDTSSASHLTDFSSNDYLSLTTDPGLRESYLSRLSNSENVLGSTGSRLLSGGTCAHASLESRLGEHFSSSALLFNSGWDANVSLFSNVPQPGDIVVYDELIHASVHDGMRASRVPPASRRKFAHNDPASLAALLQSLNIKGETVFLALESLYSMDGDFAPLPALLDVFDAHVPRHQQCVVVDEAHTTGTYGPGGRGIVHSLSEDRVTIRLMTFGKGVGASGAVLLCSETVRSFLINFARPFIFSTAMPLSSVLALEAVWSFLASPGGDEKRADLARVIASLHAHLAPLLARTSPALLRLPDPTPVPFSGAVGLEPSPPAPIVGLLTPTPHALSAFLLERGFIVRPVVPPTVPAGGERVRICLRAGVSEARVAELVGAIGEWVERQHEKARL, from the exons ATGGCCAGTAGATCAAAGCTCGATGAGCGCTTGAGCGCGCTCTTATCAACCCGCAAGAACAAGGGGAGGTTCCGCTCCCTTAAAGAGTATGACACGTCGTCAGCGTCGCATCTCACAGACTTT tcgTCCAACGACTACCTAAGCCTCACGACAGACCCGGGCCTCCGCGAATCCTACCTCTCCCGCCTCTCAAACAGCGAAAATGTCCTCGGCTCGACAGGCAGCCGCCTCCTAAGCGGCGGAACGTGCGCACACGCGTCTCTCGAATCGCGCCTCGGAGAGcacttctcctcctcagcccTCCTCTTCAACAGCGGGTGGGATGCGAACGTCTCCCTCTTCAGCAACGTCCCGCAACCAGGCGACATCGTGGTATACGACGAGCTAATCCACGCCTCAGTGCATGATGGAATGCGGGCATCTCGAGTGCCTCCAGCCTCAAGGAGGAAGTTTGCTCACAACGACCCCGCTTCACTGGCTGCCCTACTCCAATCTCTGAATATCAAGGGAGAAACAgtcttcctcgccctggAGAGCCTGTACTCGATGGACGGCGACTTTGCGCCCCTCCCAGCCCTCCTGGACGTGTTTGACGCCCACGTCCCTCGTCACCAACAATGcgtggtcgtcgacgaagCGCACACCACCGGAACATATGGGCCGGGCGGGCGAGGTATCGTTCATTCCCTCTCTGAAGATCGAGTCACGATCCGCCTCATGACCTTTGGAAAAGGGGTAGGCGCGTCGGGCGCAGTTCTCCTCTGCTCAGAGACGGTGCGCAGCTTCCTCATCAACTTTGCGCGCCCGTTCATCTTCTCCACGGCCATGCCGCTCAGTTCTGTCCTCGCACTCGAGGCTGTATGGTCATTCCTAGCCTCACCCGggggcgacgag AAACGGGCTGATCTCGCTCGCGTCATCGCTAGCCTGCATGCACACCTCGCGCCACTGCTCGCGCGCACATCCccggccctcctccgcctcccgGACCCCACGCCGGTGCCCTTCTCCGGGGCGGTGGGGCTCGAGCCGAGCCCACCTGCCCCGATCGTGGGCCTGCTCACGCCAACGCCGCACGCGCTCTCcgcgttcctcctcgagcgcggtTTCATCGTGCGGCCCGTCGTGCCTCCGACGGTACCCGCGGGTGGGGAGAGGGTACGCATCTGCCTCCgcgctggggtcagcgagGCGCGCGTTGCCGAACTCGTTGGCGCGATAGGTGAATGGGTGGAGCGGCAGCATGAAAAGGCCCGACTGTAG
- the CPGL gene encoding uncharacterized protein (Peptidase dimerisation domain): protein MPAADPKFLKYVDEHEDAFIARLKEAVEIPSVSGNIEYVKDVENMADWLVAQLTDLGVKAEKRGIGKHVLDGKEVDLPPVVIGSIGNDPAKKTVLVYGHYDVQPALKEDGWDYEPFTLTPDPKTGRLYGRGSTDDKGPVMGWLNVLEAHKNLGLEMPVNLKMIFEGMEESGSVNLDKFIESEKDKFFAGLDCMCISDNYWLDTKTPCLTYGLRGVNYYEIKVSGPDRDLHSGVFGGTIHEPMTDLIILMSKLVSPTGEILIPGVKELIAPVTKDEQEKFEKIHFQMSDIQGAVGGDQTLTDDTVVTLMGRMRNPSLSLHGIEGAFSAPGSKTVIPCSVKGKFSIRTTPNLGVKNTTELVLKYLNDEFKKIGSKNRCEVSLGHGGEPWVTDPNHYNFRAAHKATVAVYGVEPDYTREGGSIPVTLDFANILGLNILLLPVGRGDDGAHSTNEKLDKSNYINGTKLLGSYLYELAAEKKD, encoded by the exons ATGCCCGCTGCCGACCCCAAGTTCCTCAAgtacgtcgacgagcatgAGGACGCGTTCATTGCGCGCCTCAAGGAAGCCGTCGAGATCCCGTC cgtgTCGGGCAATATCGA GTacgtcaaggacgtcgagaACATGGCCGACTGGCTCGTGGCGCAGCTCACCGACCTTGGCGTCAAGGCTGAGAAGCGTGGCATTGGCAAGCACGTgctcgacggcaaggaggtcgacctTCCTCCGGTCGTCATCGGCTCGATTGGCAACGACCCGGCCAAG aaAACTGTCCTCGTCTACGGCCACTACGACGTCCAGCCCGCTCTCAAGGAAGACGGCTGGGACTACGAGCCCTTCACCCTCACCCCCGACCCCAAGACTGGACGGCTGTACGGCCGCGGCTCGACCGATGACAAGGGTCCCGTGATGGGTTGGCTCAACGTGCTTGAGGCGCACAAgaacctcggcctcgagatGCCCGTCAACCTGAAGATGATCTTTGAGGGTATGGAGGAGAGCGGGTCtgtcaacctcgacaagttcatcgagagcgagaaggacaagttcttcgccggcctcgactgCATGTGCATCTCGGACAACTACTGGCTCGACACCAAGACGCCGTGCCTTACGTACGGCCTCCGTGGCGTCAACTACTACGAGATCAAGGTGTCCGGCCCGGACCGTGACCTCCACTCGGGCGTGTTTGGCGGCACGATCCACGAGCCGATGACGGACCTGATCATCCTCA tgtCCAAGCTCGTATCCCCCACTGGCGAGATCCTCATTCCTggcgtcaaggagctcatcGCGCCTGTCACCAAGGATGAGCAGGAGAAGTTTGAGAAGATCCACTTCCAGATGAGCGACATCCAGGGCGCGGTTGGCGGCGACCAGACCCTCACCGACGACACGGTCGTGACGCTGATGGGCCGCATGCGTAAcccgtcgctgtcgctgcACGGAATTGAAGGCGCGTTCTCTGCGCCAGGCTCCAAAACCGTCATCCCGTGCTCTGTCAAGGGCAAGTTCAGCATCCGCACGACTCCTaacctcggcgtcaagAACACGACCGAGCTCGTTCTGAAGTACCTGAACGACGAGTTCAAGAAGATCGGCTCGAAGAACCGCTGCGAGGTCAGCCTTGGGCACGGTGGCGAGCCTTGGGTCACCGACCCGAACCACTACAActtccgcgccgcccacaAGGCAACCGTCGCGGTTTACGGGGTGGAGCCGGACTACacgcgcgagggcggctCGATTCCCGTCACGCTCGACTTTGCCAacatcctcggcctcaacaTCCTGCTCCTTCCCGTTGGGcgtggcgacgacggcgcgcaCTCGACGAACGAGAAGCTTGACAAGAGCAACTACATCAACGGGACCAAGCTTCTTGGCTCGTACCTGTACGAGCTGGCagcggagaagaaggactAG
- a CDS encoding uncharacterized protein (Dyggve-Melchior-Clausen syndrome protein), which produces MFRNLPTFKSLPQAIGLPFLSSSEDAQLAFKAGDNGLKRLSQVDVIPLSEASYWSQYWSVFNSAADVYSLLSVQDVRQALRSNPDNVANLIQALAHHLFTLLPSPEFPSSTPPETGGLSSTAQALNCLRVLGRVLVVVYEGEAEGTGKAWADKHLWSRGRAPLRSAVRGVDEGTQFSLGDDDDDDEEVVKKEEAPTFTAALDENELEHPLARSSTNGHDVAPEEEGEELPSLADRLFSCVIDMLFCAGFTVPDSVRGEDGQGDKINYVIWEKGVGSTVSIGSTSELDRNKVEVLRFLVILLSQTVYTSPTALATATNEPLEHLTHALERRLVLSLLCSLLNTSLTLKAGGVPYNHLVFRAAEERHTMVRMCLMTLLVALDYRSFDNIVQTPGTPGGPAAEKDDNAFRFFISKLHRKDDFAFVLGGIIGILEEHMAHTNNYLPGSKKPVPYLPEAFMLLWRLVDLNKRFRAYVFESGKAIDIIGYILICCLEFKNDPAQHGMLRLLAYLLQTLSADQGFATAINQPLRQPVPAKWAVQGNASDFMIVSIYSIATTPGLNTLFPALTISITNAAPHLRNIGVQASTRLMQLFKAFSAPNFLLAGDSHPRLVYYLLETFNAVIYHQLNENPNLMYAILVAHADFQRLATFTLLSGLREIQRKKALRAKEEERNTPPPRGLVRTDSELAMLAEKAALLGREIDGDEIDDERSASYSQSHRGSEDSHARIASPTPGNMSEKARGKMRATSPPPDEGPAGDDDELMRVAAAGIGPSGYIPTQEWVTSWQKGLPLDPVLVAISELLPKIQDSQPRVAGPSSKVLNLLKEIDLTDVLPPAPPFVPRKFTWSPQSCVWLTSLLWGDIYVAGIATGVWRDTTVRLFGVKQAPGSKRAAQVDRVLKMFGVA; this is translated from the exons ATGTTCCGCAATCTCCCCACCTTCAAGTCGCTCCCGCAGGCGATCGGGCTCCCATtcctctcgtcgtccgaggaCGCGCAACTGGCATTCAAGGCCGGCGACAATGGCTTGAAGCGCCTGTCGCAAGTCGACGTCATTCCCCTTTCGGAAGCAAGCTACTGGTCGCAGTACTGGAGCGTGTTCAACTCGGCGGCCGACGTTTACTCGCTCCTCAGCGTGCAGGACGTGAGGCAGGCTCTTCGCTCGAACCCGGACAACGTGGCCAACCTGATCCAAGCACTCGCGCACCACCtcttcaccctcctcccgtCGCCCGAGTTcccatcctcgacgccaccaGAGACCGGTGGCCTCAGCTCGACTGCGCAAGCGCTCAACTGCCTGCGAGTACTAGGGCGCGTGCTTGTGGTTGTGTatgagggcgaggcagAAGGCACCGGCAAAGCGTGGGCCGACAAGCACCTGTGGAGCCGCGGACGCGCGCCTCTGCGTAGCGCCGtccgcggcgtcgacgagggcacACAGTTctcgctcggcgacgacgatgacgacgacgaggaggtcgtgaagaaggaggaagcgCCGACCTTCAcggccgccctcgacgaaAACGAGCTGGAACACCCCCTCGCGCGATCCTCGACGAACGGTCATGACGTCGCaccagaggaggagggcgaggagctcccGTCCCTCGCGGACCGATTGTTCTCGTGCGTCATTGACATGCTGTTCTGTGCTGGATTCACGGTGCCAGACTCAGTGCGAGGCGAAGACGGGCAGGGCGACAAGATCAAC TACGTCATCTGGGAGAAGGGCGTAGGCTCGACTGTCAGCATTGGGAGCACGTCCGAGCTTGACCGgaacaaggtcgaggtgctTCGCTTCCTTGTGATCCTTCTCTCGCAGACGGTGTACACGTCCCCGACTGCGCTCGCGACGGCCACCAACGAACCGCTGGAGCACTTGACGCACGCGCTTGAGCGGCGCCTCGTCCTGTCGCTGCTCTGTTCGCTCCTCAACACGTCGCTTACTCtcaaggccggcggcgtGCCATACAACCACCTCGTGTTTCgggccgccgaggagcgacACACCATGGTCCGCATGTGTCTCATGACTCTGCTTGTCGCCCTCGACTACCGCTCGTTCGACAACATCGTACAGACGCCGGGCACTCCAGGCGGACCGGCagccgagaaggacgacaaCGCGTTCCgcttcttcatctccaAGTTGCACCGCAAGGACGACTTTGCGTTTGTGCTTGGCGGCATCATCGGCATCCTCGAAGAGCACATGGCGCATACCAACAACTACCTTCCAGGCAGCAAGAAGCCGGTGCCGTACCTGCCTGAGGCTT TCATGCTCCTGtggcgcctcgtcgaccttaACAAGCGGTTCCGCGCGTACGTGTTCGAAAGCGGCAAGGCGATCGATATCATTGGCTACATCCTCATCTGCTGCCTCGAATTTAAGAACGACCCCGCTCAGCACGGCATGCTTCGCCTCCTCGCGTACCTGTTGCAGACGCTGTCGGCTGACCAGGGATTCGCGACTGCCATCAATCAGCCGCTCCGGCAACCCGTCCCGGCCAAGTGGGCTGTACAGGGCAACGCTTCCGACTTCATGATTGTGTCGATATACAGCATTGCGACGACGCCAGGGCTCAACACACTCTTCCCGGCACTGACTATCTCAATCACGAACGCGGCGCCACACCTGCGCAACATTGGCGTGcaggcgtcgacgcgcctCATGCAGCTGTTCAAGGCGTTCTCGGCGCCCAACTTCCTCCTTGCAGGCGACAGCCACCCACGCCTCGTGTACTACTTGCTCGAGACGTTCAACGCGGTCATCTACCACCAGCTGAACGAGAACCCGAATCTCATGTACGCGATCCTGGTGGCGCACGCCGACTTCCAGCGTCTCGCGACTTTCACGTTGCTCTCGGGACTGCGCGAGATTCAGCGCAAGAAGGCGCTGCGTGCCAAGGAAGAGGAACGCAACACCCCGCCACCGCGCGGTCTTGTGCGCACTGACTCGGAGCTGGCGATGCTcgcggagaaggcggcaCTCCTGGGTCGCGAGATTGATGgggacgagatcgacgatGAGCGGTCTGCTTCGTACTCTCAGTCGCACCGTGGATCCGAGGACAGCCATGCCCGCATTGCATCGCCTACGCCAGGCAATATGTCGGAGAAGGCACGGGGCAAGATGCGCGCGACATCGCCCCCGCCCGACGAGGGACCcgctggcgacgacgatgagctcATGCGCGTTGCGGCCGCTGGCATCGGGCCAAGCGGGTACATCCCTACACAGGAGTGGGTCACGAGCTGGCAGAAGGGTCTTCCGCTCGATCCCGTCCTCGTGGCGATCTCCGAGCTCCTCCCAAAGATCCAGGACAGCCAGCCGCGTGTGGCGGGGCCTAGCTCCAAggtcctcaacctcctcaaggagaTTGACCTTACCGACGTGCTGCCGCCAGCCCCACCGTTCGTGCCACGCAAGTTTACGTGGTCGCCGCAGTCATGTGTGTGGCTCACCAGCTTACTGTGGGGCGACATATATGTCGCAGGAATTGCAACTGGTGTGTGGCGCGACACCACTGTGCGGCTGTTCGGGGTCAAGCAGGCGCCTGGGTCgaagcgcgccgcgcaggTGGACCGCGTACTCAAGATGTTTGGTGTTGCGTAA
- a CDS encoding uncharacterized protein (Ammonium Transporter Family), with protein MVNLTYGILSPNPDGTFTYNELGTDIVSTLNGETTVYDPGDIAWVLTSAVLIIFMIPGLGYLYSGLARRKNALQLLLLSMLSLAIVSFQWFFIGYSLVFSETGGSFFGDGRNVGFRNVLERPIPEANGKLPEIVFATYQMMFANLVPAILLGAAAERSRTLPAMLFIFCWTTLVYDMLAHWIWSVNGWAAQWGVIDYAGGVPVEIASGVGGLAYSYFIGKRRGYGTERLMFKPSNVSQITLGTVMLWVGWMGFNGGSAYAASLKGTLALFNTNLAGSVGAITWMIMDFRLERKWSMVGFCTGAIAGLVAITPAAGVVGAPAAALIGLVSAVVSNLCTGLKNSMRVDDPMDIFSVHALAGIVGTIMTGLFAQSSVAANDGFSKIPGGWIDRNWIQLGKQVAWVCVGCGWTFVVTIAIMFIINLIPGCKFRASEEAEIVGMDEVEHDEYIADYAFFRRDLEHNAEMTAEYHNWRQNSAGGQTLPMWRSMSGVQIADRLQQQHDRERSHSRGRSASRPTYLAPMPEVAEREDDMTANNSSDSEKATGVVSEKPASLSPTPEPTPRGPSPSEKV; from the exons ATGGTCAACCTCACCTACGGCATCCTCtcgcccaaccccgacgGGACCTTCACCTACAACGAACTAGGCACAGACATCGTCTCGACCCTCAACGGCGAGACGACTGTGTACGACCCAGGAGATATTGCTTGGGTCCTGACCAGTGCAGTACTCATCATTTTTATG ATCCCTGGCCTGGGTTACTTGTATTCAGGCCTGGCCCGACGCAAGAATGCTCTCCAGCTCTTGCTACTTTCGATGCTTTCGCTGGCGATTGTCTCATTCCAGTGGTTTTTCATCGGCTATTCGCTCGTCTTCTCCGAAACTGGCGGTTCTTTCTTCGGTGATGGCCGCAACGTTGGTTTCCgcaacgtcctcgagcggcCCATCCCCGAGGCCAACGGCAAGCTCCCCGAGATTGTCTTCGCCACCTACCAGATGATGTTTGCCAACCTCGTACCCGCTATCCTTCTCGGTGCTGCGGCCgagcgctcgcgcacccTCCCCGCCATGCTCTTCATCTTCTGCTGGACCACCCTCGTCTACGACATGCTCGCGCACTGGATCTGGAGCGTCAACGGCTGGGCCGCCCAGTGGGGTGTTATCGACTACGCTGGCGGTGTTCCCGTCGAAATTGCATCCGGTGTCGGTGGTCTCGCGTACTCGTACTTCATCGGCAAGCGCCGCGGGTATGGCACCGAGCGCCTCATGTTCAAGCCCTCGAACGTCTCCCAGATCACCCTCGGTACTGTTATGCTCTGGGTCGGCTGGATGGGCTTCAACGGCGGCTCTGCTTACGCCGCGTCGCTCAAGGGTACACTGGCCCTCTTCAACACCAACCTTGCCGGATCAGTCGGTGCCATCACCTGGATGATCATGGActtccgcctcgagcgAAAGTGGTCCATGGTCGGTTTCTGCACCGGCGCCATTGCGGGTCTTGTCGCCATTACTCCCGCTGCCGGTGTCGTCGGTGCTCCCGCCGCTGCCCTCATTGGCCTCGTCTCCGCGGTCGTTTCCAACTTGTGCACTGGCCTCAAGAACTCAATGCGCGTTGACGACCCGATGGATATCTTCTCTGTCCACGCCCTGGCCGGCATAGTCGGCACCATCATGACCGGTCTTTTTGCCCAGAgctccgtcgccgccaacgacgGCTTTAGCAAGATCCCCGGTGGCTGGATAGACCGTAACTGGATCCAGTTGGGCAAGCAGGTCGCCTGGGTCTGcgtcggctgcggctggaCCTTTGTCGTCACTATCGCCATCATGTtcatcatcaacctcaTTCCCGGCTGCAAGTTCCGTGccagcgaggaggctgaAATTGTCGGTatggacgaggtcgagcacgaTGAGTACATTGCCGACTACGCTTTCTtccgccgcgacctcgagcacaACGCCGAGATGACCGCCGAGTACCACAACTGGCGCCAGAACAGCGCCGGTGGCCAGACCCTCCCCATGTGGCGGTCGATGAGCGGTGTTCAGATCGCAGACCGcctccagcagcagcacgACCGCGAGCGTTCTCATTCTCGTGGCCGTTCGGCTTCTCGCCCCACCTACCTGGCTCCCATGCCGGAAGTGGCCGAACGCGAAGACGACATGACCGCCAACAACTCGAGCGATAGCGAGAAGGCGACCGGCGTCGTATCAGAAAAGCCTGCCTCGctctcccccacccccgaGCCAACACCCCGAGGTCCCTCTCCCAGTGAGAAGGTGTGA